A part of Paenibacillus donghaensis genomic DNA contains:
- a CDS encoding VWA domain-containing protein, with protein sequence MKQILLITDGCSNVGESPVLAAAHALQEGITVNVVGVVDYGTIGDIGSREIADIAKAGGGLSRIVGTPQLAQTIQMMTRKTVVQTIQQAVNKEVKKILGEGSLEQLPPLQRSQVVSVVDELTETSALRIALLIDASASMKPKLAAVEEAIRDLALSLEAREGRSEISVFHFPGRTSSEDAVLDLDWTNDLSGIRSLFSRMRMRGATPTGPAIFKVLEHYRYDTLDGYRSGLAEEHNEREGMIGGYVV encoded by the coding sequence ATGAAGCAAATTTTGCTCATTACAGACGGGTGCTCAAACGTAGGGGAGAGTCCGGTGCTGGCGGCAGCACACGCATTGCAGGAGGGAATCACAGTCAATGTGGTAGGTGTAGTCGATTATGGGACGATTGGAGATATCGGGAGCCGGGAGATTGCAGACATCGCCAAGGCGGGCGGGGGCCTGAGCCGGATTGTCGGAACACCGCAGCTGGCGCAGACGATCCAGATGATGACCCGCAAGACCGTGGTTCAGACCATTCAGCAGGCGGTTAATAAAGAGGTGAAAAAAATACTGGGTGAAGGTTCGCTGGAGCAGCTGCCGCCGCTGCAGCGCTCGCAGGTGGTCAGCGTGGTGGATGAGCTGACAGAGACCTCTGCGCTGCGCATCGCGCTGCTGATTGATGCCAGTGCCAGCATGAAGCCCAAGCTGGCTGCGGTGGAAGAAGCAATCCGCGACCTGGCGCTCAGCCTGGAAGCGCGAGAGGGGAGGAGCGAAATCTCCGTATTTCATTTCCCCGGCCGCACCAGCAGCGAGGATGCGGTGCTGGATCTGGACTGGACAAACGATCTCTCAGGCATCCGCTCCTTGTTCTCACGGATGCGGATGCGGGGAGCTACGCCGACAGGTCCGGCGATTTTCAAGGTGCTTGAACACTATCGTTATGATACACTGGATGGATATCGCAGCGGTCTGGCGGAAGAACACAATGAAAGAGAAGGGATGATTGGTGGGTATGTCGTCTAA
- a CDS encoding protein kinase domain-containing protein codes for MSSNPPYPTGTVISGKWRGNRYIVQRLLGRGANGTVYLVQREGRREQYALKIGYDTLDLQSEINMLTSLQSCQKRSEDRSRREHPLSSYFLESDDCAGSKEAPFYVMRYVEGRPLHQFLSRNGPTWLGLVGLGLLEKLHRLHECGFIFGDLKPENVMVSKYGQVELIDFGGASPKGRSVKQFTEWHDRGFWNAGSRTGDENYDLFAFAVLCLRVLDENGLKLAAQQLPQTRSVEELLRLARKLTDKKLSSWLILALKGGFAGSAEALDIWRSHIYNSRQKRPDSMETPRWLKNTFALSLFLLAFTIYWVFRF; via the coding sequence ATGTCGTCTAATCCGCCTTATCCTACCGGCACCGTAATCAGCGGCAAATGGCGGGGAAACCGTTATATTGTCCAGCGGCTGCTGGGAAGGGGCGCGAACGGAACCGTATATCTCGTGCAGCGAGAGGGAAGACGGGAGCAGTACGCGCTAAAAATCGGATACGATACGCTTGACCTGCAGTCGGAGATTAATATGCTGACCTCCCTGCAATCATGCCAGAAGCGAAGTGAAGACAGGAGCCGCCGTGAGCATCCGCTGTCGTCCTATTTTCTGGAGTCGGATGACTGTGCCGGCAGCAAGGAAGCGCCGTTTTATGTGATGCGCTATGTTGAAGGCAGGCCGCTGCACCAATTTCTGTCCAGGAACGGACCGACGTGGCTTGGCCTGGTTGGCCTCGGGCTGCTTGAGAAGCTGCATCGACTGCATGAATGTGGTTTTATCTTTGGGGACCTGAAGCCGGAGAACGTGATGGTATCGAAATATGGACAAGTCGAGCTGATTGATTTCGGCGGAGCCAGTCCCAAAGGCCGCAGCGTCAAGCAATTTACCGAATGGCATGACCGCGGCTTCTGGAATGCCGGCAGCCGGACGGGGGATGAGAACTACGATCTGTTTGCCTTTGCTGTGCTGTGCCTTCGCGTGCTGGATGAGAACGGGCTGAAGTTGGCTGCACAGCAGCTGCCGCAGACCCGTAGCGTGGAGGAGCTGCTGCGGCTGGCCCGCAAGCTGACTGACAAGAAGCTGTCCTCCTGGCTGATTCTGGCACTTAAAGGCGGATTTGCCGGTTCTGCGGAAGCCTTGGACATCTGGCGCAGTCATATTTACAATTCACGCCAGAAGAGACCGGACAGCATGGAAACCCCGCGCTGGCTGAAGAATACCTTTGCCTTGTCGCTGTTTCTGTTAGCCTTTACGATCTATTGGGTGTTTCGTTTCTGA